Proteins from one Sabethes cyaneus chromosome 2, idSabCyanKW18_F2, whole genome shotgun sequence genomic window:
- the LOC128734591 gene encoding senecionine N-oxygenase-like produces MVQTDNKSPTYCVIGAGTAGLCAARHALQAGGRVTIFEMANQLGGTWVFNEEVGKNEYGIDVHSSMYKGLRTNLPKEIMGYPDFPIPEQESSYIPAEDMLKFFKLFSDSFGITENIKFSHYVIRVKPTKDEKQWEVIVRDCPNDRLDTYYFDFVLICNGHYHTPKLPNYPGSNVYKGKQMHSHEYRCNDPFVGESVLVIGAGPSGMDLAYEISKKAERVTLSHHLKDKPKTVFSENVTSKPDVVRLTETGAVFEDGTTQDFSVICYSTGYKYTFPFLSCDCGILVEDNYVQKLYKHCINIRYPSMAFIGLPYYVCAAQMMDLQARFCIKFFSGEKQLPPREEMEDDTNAEMEERWRRGLKKRQAHMMGPQEDRYYDDLAKTAGVEPIKPVVKKLHKLCAFRFSEDLVNFRKDKFRIVDDETYVKID; encoded by the exons acCGATAATAAATCGCCCACCTACTGTGTGATCGGCGCCGGAACGGCCGGCCTGTGTGCAGCACGGCATGCGCTGCAAGCGGGTGGTCGGGTGACCATATTCGAAATGGCCAACCAACTCGGTGGAACCTGGGTGTTCAACGAAGAGGTAGGCAAGAACGAGTACGGAATCGATGTGCACTCGAGTATGTACAAAGGCTTGCGAACGAACCTGCCGAAGGAGATTATGGGTTACCCGGATTTTCCGATACCGGAACAGGAGAGCAGCTACATTCCTGCGGAAGATATGCTGAAATTTTTCAAGCTATTCTCCGATAGTTTTGGAATAACGGAAAACATCAAATTCAGTCACTACGTGATTCGGGTGAAACCAACCAAGGATGAAAAGCAATGGGAGGTGATCGTACGAGACTGTCCCAATGATCGGTTGGATACTTACTACTTCGACTTTGTGCTGATCTGCAACGGTCACTATCACACACCCAAGTTACCGAACTATCCTGGATCGAATGTTTATAAAGGAAAACAGATGCACAGCCATGAATACCGCTGTAACGATCCGTTTGTTG GTGAATCTGTCCTGGTCATCGGTGCTGGTCCGTCTGGAATGGATCTAGCGTATGAAATCTCCAAGAAAGCGGAACGTGTCACGTTAAGCCACCACCTGAAGGATAAGCCAAAAACGGTTTTCTCTGAAAATGTCACATCAAAGCCGGACGTCGTCCGGTTGACGGAGACGGGTGCAGTTTTTGAAGACGGAACCACGCAGGATTTTAGTGTCATTTGCTACAGCACCGGGTACAAGTATACGTTTCCCTTCCTGAGCTGTGATTGTGGTATTCTCGTAGAGGATAATTACGTGCAGAAACTGTACAAACACTGCATCAACATCCGCTATCCATCGATGGCTTTCATTGGTTTGCCGTACTACGTTTGTGCCGCTCAAATGATGGACCTTCAGGCgagattttgcatcaaatttttCAGTGGAGAAAAGCAGTTGCCGCCGCGGGAAGAAATGGAAGACGACACTAATGCCGAAATGGAGGAACGCTGGCGTCGAGGTTTGAAAAAACGACAAGCCCACATGATGGGACCGCAGGAGGATCGGTACTACGATGATCTGGCCAAGACGGCCGGAGTGGAACCGATAAAGCCCGtggtgaaaaaattgcataagcTGTGTGCTTTTCGATTTAGTGAAGATTTGGTTAATTTCCGAAAAGATAAATTCAGGATAGTTGATGATGAGACATATGTTAAGATTGATTAG